The following are encoded in a window of Leeia aquatica genomic DNA:
- a CDS encoding MerR family transcriptional regulator — translation MNAMYSIQDISAQTGLSAHTLRYYERIELLGPVPRAPGGQRRYREDDLRWLAFLQRLRVIGMPIRDMQTYARLRQSGDSTLAQRRTMLEQYQTALQERIGQLQQSAHLLDEKIAHYRRLELAITATGEPNHE, via the coding sequence CGGGCTGAGCGCCCATACCCTGCGCTACTACGAGCGCATCGAGCTGCTCGGGCCGGTACCGCGTGCACCGGGCGGCCAGCGCCGCTACCGGGAGGATGACCTGCGCTGGCTGGCGTTCCTGCAACGCCTGCGCGTGATCGGCATGCCCATCCGGGACATGCAGACCTACGCCAGGCTTCGTCAATCTGGTGACAGCACGCTCGCGCAGCGCCGGACCATGCTGGAGCAGTATCAGACCGCCCTGCAGGAACGGATCGGACAATTGCAGCAGTCCGCCCATCTGTTGGATGAAAAGATCGCCCACTACCGGCGGCTGGAGCTGGCTATCACCGCGACCGGAGAACCCAACCATGAATGA
- a CDS encoding carboxymuconolactone decarboxylase family protein has protein sequence MNDTRYQRGLQKLAEIDGHAGQQVIDSLQDLAPDFARYLIEYPFGDIYSRPGLDLRGREIAVVAALTALGNAAPQLKVHLHAALNVGLSREEILEVIMQMSVYAGFPAALNALAVARTVFAEHAAEIQATADRRSAPSPSAST, from the coding sequence ATGAATGACACACGTTACCAGCGCGGCCTGCAGAAGCTGGCCGAGATTGACGGCCATGCTGGCCAGCAGGTGATCGACAGCTTGCAGGACCTGGCCCCCGACTTTGCCCGTTACCTGATCGAATACCCGTTTGGTGACATCTACAGCCGTCCCGGCCTCGATCTGCGCGGGCGGGAGATCGCGGTGGTGGCCGCGCTAACCGCACTGGGCAATGCCGCACCACAGCTGAAGGTGCACCTGCATGCAGCGCTGAATGTCGGGCTCAGCCGCGAGGAAATTCTGGAGGTGATCATGCAGATGTCGGTCTACGCCGGTTTCCCGGCAGCGCTGAATGCGCTGGCCGTGGCACGCACGGTGTTTGCCGAGCACGCGGCCGAGATTCAGGCCACGGCAGACAGGCGCTCAGCCCCCTCACCTTCCGCCAGTACCTGA
- a CDS encoding CysB family HTH-type transcriptional regulator, with protein MNFQQLRIIRETVRRNFNLTEAANALFTSQSGVSKHIKDLEDELGVELFVRKGKRLLGLTEPGKELVNMVDRLLLEAGNIKRLAEQYSQRDEGQLTVATTHTQARYVLPQVVTAFKRRFPRVHLKLHQGSPDEIARMLIDGQADIGIATESLAEHPPLGSFPYYHWHHGVLVPDGHPLLDVPELTLEALADYPIITYHEGFTGRARIDQAFTDAGLLPDVVMSALDADVIKSYVELGLGVGIIASMAFNARRDQGLHLLDSHALFPQNTTRIAVRRGHYLRDFAYRFIQLCAPELDEYRISQVLAEGEGAERLSAVA; from the coding sequence ATGAATTTCCAGCAACTGCGCATCATCCGAGAGACGGTACGCCGCAACTTCAATCTGACCGAAGCCGCCAACGCCCTGTTTACCTCACAGTCCGGGGTCTCCAAGCATATCAAGGACCTGGAAGACGAACTGGGAGTGGAACTGTTTGTCCGCAAAGGCAAGCGACTACTGGGGTTGACCGAACCCGGCAAGGAACTGGTCAATATGGTGGACCGCCTGCTGCTCGAAGCGGGCAACATCAAGCGGCTGGCTGAGCAGTACAGCCAGCGGGATGAAGGGCAGCTGACCGTCGCCACCACCCACACGCAGGCCCGTTATGTGCTGCCGCAAGTGGTGACTGCATTCAAGCGGCGCTTTCCGCGCGTACACCTGAAGCTGCATCAGGGCAGCCCGGATGAGATCGCCCGCATGTTGATCGACGGGCAGGCCGATATCGGCATCGCCACCGAATCCCTGGCCGAGCATCCTCCCTTGGGCTCCTTTCCCTATTACCACTGGCATCATGGGGTGCTGGTACCGGATGGGCACCCGCTGCTCGATGTACCCGAGCTCACGCTGGAAGCGTTGGCAGACTACCCGATCATCACCTATCACGAGGGGTTTACTGGCCGGGCCAGGATAGACCAAGCCTTTACCGACGCCGGTTTGCTGCCGGATGTGGTGATGTCGGCACTGGATGCGGACGTGATCAAGTCCTACGTCGAGCTGGGGCTGGGCGTGGGCATCATTGCCTCCATGGCGTTCAATGCTCGGCGCGACCAAGGCCTGCACCTGCTGGACAGCCACGCTTTGTTCCCGCAGAACACCACCCGCATTGCGGTACGGCGAGGCCACTATCTGCGGGACTTTGCCTATCGCTTCATTCAGCTGTGTGCCCCGGAGCTGGATGAATACCGCATCAGTCAGGTACTGGCGGAAGGTGAGGGGGCTGAGCGCCTGTCTGCCGTGGCCTGA
- a CDS encoding sulfate/molybdate ABC transporter ATP-binding protein yields MSIQVQHIHKRFDQFVALDDISLSFPSGELVALLGPSGCGKTTLLRIIAGLEQADAGQVILDGEDAVARHARERQVGFVFQHYALFQHMTVFDNIAFGLRMKPRRERPSEATIRERVMSLLQLVQLDWLADRFPSQLSGGQRQRIALARALAVEPKVLLLDEPFGALDAQVRKELRRWLRRLHDELHVTSLFVTHDQDEALEVADRVVLMNHGKVEQTGTPEQVYQQPETPFVYGFLGNVNRFAGRINAGRVEIGAASLPLQGSFAQGEEVIAFARPHELDILPQASVGEGIAARVARVLTFGIRSRVELESLEGLRAPIEVELSREQLQSLALQEGQLVALRPQRLQLFARQLATGVAA; encoded by the coding sequence ATGAGCATTCAGGTTCAGCATATTCACAAGCGCTTTGACCAATTTGTCGCGCTGGATGACATCAGTCTGTCGTTTCCCTCTGGCGAACTGGTGGCGCTACTTGGGCCCTCCGGCTGTGGCAAAACGACCCTGCTGCGCATCATCGCCGGGCTGGAGCAGGCCGACGCCGGACAGGTGATTCTGGATGGCGAAGATGCCGTAGCGCGGCATGCCCGTGAACGGCAAGTGGGTTTTGTATTCCAGCATTACGCCTTGTTCCAGCACATGACGGTGTTTGACAACATCGCGTTTGGCCTGCGCATGAAGCCCCGCCGTGAGCGCCCGTCGGAGGCCACCATCCGTGAGCGGGTGATGTCACTGTTGCAGCTGGTACAGCTGGACTGGTTGGCAGACCGTTTCCCTTCCCAGCTATCGGGTGGGCAGCGGCAGCGGATTGCACTGGCACGGGCGCTGGCGGTAGAGCCCAAGGTGTTGTTGCTGGACGAGCCTTTCGGTGCACTGGATGCCCAGGTGCGCAAGGAACTGCGCCGCTGGCTGCGCCGTTTGCACGATGAACTGCATGTCACTTCCCTCTTCGTCACGCACGATCAGGATGAGGCGCTGGAGGTGGCAGACCGGGTGGTGCTGATGAACCACGGCAAAGTAGAGCAGACGGGAACCCCGGAGCAGGTCTACCAGCAACCGGAAACGCCGTTTGTGTATGGCTTCCTTGGCAACGTCAACCGCTTTGCCGGGCGCATCAATGCCGGGCGGGTGGAGATTGGCGCGGCCAGCTTGCCGCTACAGGGCAGCTTCGCCCAGGGCGAGGAGGTGATTGCCTTTGCTCGTCCGCATGAGCTGGATATTCTGCCGCAGGCGAGTGTAGGCGAGGGCATTGCTGCCCGAGTGGCACGGGTGTTGACCTTTGGTATCCGCAGTCGGGTCGAGCTGGAAAGTCTGGAGGGCCTGCGTGCCCCGATCGAGGTGGAGCTGAGCCGCGAGCAATTGCAGTCGCTGGCGCTGCAGGAAGGACAACTGGTGGCATTGCGACCGCAGCGATTGCAGTTGTTTGCCAGGCAGCTGGCAACGGGAGTCGCCGCATGA
- the cysW gene encoding sulfate ABC transporter permease subunit CysW: MSTIVIQAASHHPLATRDPRWVRLSLLVVALAFFALFLLMPLVVVLVEALAKGLSAWLSALHDPEVWSAIKLTLLAVGIAVPINLLFGLCAAWAIAKFDFPGKTLLITLIDIPFSVSPVVAGLMFVLLFGAQGWLGPWLASHELKVIFAVPGIVLATLFVTLPFIARELIPLMQAQGREEEEAALVLGANGWRTFWHVTLPNVKWGLLYGVILCSARAMGEFGAVSVVSGHIRGMTNTLPLQVEILYNEYQHAAAFAVASLLAVLALFTLVVKTWVEHRAARQISLLREAP; this comes from the coding sequence ATGAGTACGATCGTGATCCAGGCTGCCTCCCACCATCCGCTGGCCACCCGTGACCCACGCTGGGTGCGTCTCAGCCTGCTGGTGGTGGCATTGGCCTTCTTTGCCCTGTTCTTGCTCATGCCGCTGGTCGTGGTGCTGGTGGAGGCCTTGGCCAAAGGCTTGTCGGCCTGGCTGAGCGCCCTGCATGACCCGGAGGTCTGGTCTGCCATCAAGCTGACCTTGCTGGCGGTGGGCATTGCCGTACCGATCAATCTGCTGTTCGGGCTATGCGCCGCCTGGGCTATTGCCAAGTTTGACTTTCCCGGCAAGACCTTACTGATCACCCTGATCGACATCCCGTTTTCGGTGTCGCCGGTGGTGGCGGGGCTGATGTTTGTCCTGCTGTTTGGTGCGCAAGGCTGGCTGGGACCTTGGTTGGCCAGCCATGAGCTGAAGGTGATCTTTGCGGTGCCGGGCATCGTGCTGGCCACCCTGTTTGTGACCCTTCCTTTCATTGCCCGTGAGTTGATCCCGCTGATGCAGGCGCAAGGCCGGGAAGAGGAAGAGGCGGCGCTGGTGCTGGGGGCCAATGGCTGGCGCACCTTCTGGCATGTGACCCTGCCCAATGTGAAGTGGGGGCTGCTGTATGGCGTGATCCTGTGCAGTGCACGGGCGATGGGTGAGTTTGGCGCAGTTAGTGTGGTGTCGGGGCACATCCGTGGCATGACCAATACCCTGCCGCTGCAGGTCGAGATTTTGTACAACGAATACCAACATGCTGCGGCCTTTGCCGTAGCGTCCCTGCTGGCAGTGCTGGCTTTGTTCACCCTGGTGGTCAAAACCTGGGTGGAGCATCGGGCTGCACGGCAGATATCCTTGCTTCGGGAGGCTCCATGA
- the cysT gene encoding sulfate ABC transporter permease subunit CysT has protein sequence MPTGADVIREAIPHHGSSTRSARRQRWHVLPGFRLSLGITLLYLLLMVLLPLLAVVLKAGSLGWEHFWQAATSERVVASYRLSFGMAMAAALLNAVFGVLLAWVLVRYPFPGKRVVDALMDLPFALPTAVAGIALTALYARNGWMGQWLEPLGLKVAFQPLGVFVALVFVGLPFVVRTVQPVLQALDAAQEEAAASLGARRWQAFRHVILPGLLPAILTGLALAFARGVGEYGSVIFIAGNLPMVSEIAPLLIISKLEQYDYAGATAIAVVMLSLSLIMLLLINGLQGWLVRRQGAPA, from the coding sequence ATGCCAACCGGGGCAGACGTGATACGGGAAGCCATTCCGCACCATGGGTCATCTACCCGCAGTGCGCGCCGTCAGCGCTGGCATGTGCTGCCGGGCTTTCGCCTCAGTCTGGGCATAACCTTGCTGTATCTGCTGCTGATGGTGCTGCTGCCTCTGTTGGCGGTGGTACTGAAAGCGGGTTCGCTGGGGTGGGAGCACTTCTGGCAAGCCGCCACGTCGGAGCGCGTGGTGGCCTCTTACCGACTGTCGTTTGGTATGGCCATGGCGGCAGCGTTGCTCAATGCCGTGTTCGGGGTGCTGCTGGCCTGGGTGCTTGTGCGTTATCCCTTCCCGGGCAAACGGGTGGTGGACGCCTTGATGGATCTGCCCTTTGCCTTGCCAACCGCTGTGGCGGGTATTGCCCTGACCGCACTGTATGCCCGCAATGGCTGGATGGGCCAGTGGCTGGAGCCCTTGGGTCTGAAGGTCGCTTTTCAACCGCTGGGGGTGTTTGTCGCGCTGGTGTTTGTCGGCCTGCCGTTTGTGGTCCGTACCGTCCAGCCGGTGCTGCAAGCGCTGGATGCGGCACAGGAAGAGGCTGCCGCCAGTCTGGGTGCCCGACGCTGGCAGGCCTTCCGTCACGTGATTCTGCCCGGCCTGCTGCCCGCCATCCTTACCGGGCTGGCGCTGGCGTTTGCCCGTGGTGTGGGCGAGTACGGTTCAGTCATTTTCATCGCCGGTAATTTGCCCATGGTCTCTGAAATTGCGCCGCTGCTGATCATCAGCAAGCTGGAACAATATGACTATGCCGGGGCCACCGCCATTGCGGTGGTGATGCTTAGCCTCTCGCTGATCATGCTGCTGTTGATCAACGGACTGCAAGGCTGGCTGGTACGCCGCCAGGGAGCGCCAGCATGA
- a CDS encoding RBBP9/YdeN family alpha/beta hydrolase, with the protein MEQQLPQACRVTGIDWTQPVLAWWASSVRQAIQEAVGPVYVVAHSFGCLASVVAIQELPGKVAGALLVAPASPARFDLLGLQPEEVSWQAGVAAWLPDKPLPCPSVLVASRNDPWMRLTSATWWADRWGSRFVNQGMAGHINVEAGFGPWPAGLQLLHALQACQTGMPLGNDDDALYLPKGRGGHLSRLRHHTRLLLERQTGRRLA; encoded by the coding sequence ATGGAGCAGCAGCTGCCGCAGGCGTGCCGGGTTACCGGCATTGACTGGACACAGCCGGTACTGGCCTGGTGGGCCAGCTCGGTACGCCAGGCCATACAGGAGGCCGTCGGGCCGGTGTATGTGGTGGCACACAGCTTTGGCTGCCTGGCCAGTGTGGTGGCGATCCAGGAATTGCCTGGCAAAGTGGCCGGGGCGTTGCTGGTGGCACCGGCCAGCCCGGCGCGCTTTGACTTGCTGGGCTTGCAGCCGGAGGAGGTGAGCTGGCAAGCCGGTGTAGCGGCCTGGCTGCCAGACAAACCTTTGCCCTGCCCCAGTGTGCTGGTGGCCAGCCGCAATGATCCGTGGATGCGGCTGACGTCTGCGACATGGTGGGCGGACCGCTGGGGTAGTCGCTTCGTTAATCAGGGTATGGCCGGGCATATCAATGTGGAGGCCGGTTTCGGCCCTTGGCCTGCTGGCTTGCAATTGCTGCATGCCTTGCAGGCTTGTCAGACCGGTATGCCCTTGGGAAATGATGATGACGCCCTCTATCTGCCCAAAGGGCGAGGTGGGCACCTTTCCCGCCTGCGCCATCACACCCGGCTCTTGCTGGAGCGGCAAACAGGCCGCCGTTTGGCTTAA
- a CDS encoding sulfate ABC transporter substrate-binding protein, with the protein MKQSVRIRSSRWLLALVASVPLWAQADLLNVSYDPTREFYKDYNEKFARYWKGKTGEELRINQSHGGSGKQARAVIDGLEADVVTLALAYDIDEIASKTGNLPANWQKRLTHNSAPYTSTIVFLVRKGNPKGIKDWSDLVKPGVEVVTPNPKTGGGARWNYLAAWGYALKQPGGSEASAREFVRKLYGNVKVLDSAARGSLTTFAERGMGDVLLAWENEAFLATQELGPDKFQIVVPSVSILAEPVVAVVDKVASKHGQLKQAQAYLQYLYSAEGQRLAADHYFRPVLPQLAQPEDLKRFPKLNLFTIDQVFGGWQKAQKVHFADGGVFDQIAVK; encoded by the coding sequence ATGAAACAATCTGTACGAATCCGCTCATCCCGCTGGCTACTGGCGCTGGTCGCCAGTGTGCCCCTGTGGGCGCAGGCAGACCTGCTCAATGTCTCCTACGACCCGACCCGCGAGTTTTACAAGGACTACAACGAAAAATTTGCCCGCTACTGGAAGGGCAAGACCGGCGAGGAGCTGCGCATCAACCAGTCTCACGGCGGATCCGGCAAGCAGGCCCGCGCGGTGATCGACGGGCTGGAGGCGGATGTGGTCACGCTGGCACTGGCTTACGATATTGACGAAATTGCCAGCAAAACCGGCAACCTGCCCGCCAACTGGCAAAAGCGCTTGACCCACAACAGCGCACCCTACACCTCGACTATTGTGTTTCTGGTACGCAAGGGCAACCCCAAGGGCATCAAGGATTGGTCCGATCTGGTCAAGCCCGGTGTGGAGGTGGTGACGCCCAATCCGAAAACCGGTGGCGGTGCCCGCTGGAACTATCTGGCGGCCTGGGGCTATGCTCTGAAGCAACCGGGCGGCTCCGAGGCAAGCGCCCGTGAATTTGTACGCAAGCTGTATGGTAACGTCAAAGTGCTGGATTCCGCTGCACGCGGCTCGCTGACCACCTTTGCCGAACGCGGTATGGGCGATGTATTGCTGGCGTGGGAAAACGAGGCATTCCTCGCTACCCAAGAGCTGGGACCGGACAAGTTCCAGATTGTGGTGCCTTCGGTATCCATCCTGGCCGAGCCGGTGGTGGCGGTGGTCGACAAAGTGGCCAGCAAGCACGGACAGCTGAAGCAGGCGCAGGCTTACCTGCAGTATCTCTACTCTGCAGAAGGGCAGCGCCTGGCGGCAGACCATTATTTCCGCCCGGTATTGCCGCAGCTGGCGCAGCCGGAAGACCTCAAGCGCTTCCCCAAGCTGAACCTGTTTACCATTGATCAGGTTTTCGGTGGCTGGCAAAAGGCACAGAAAGTCCATTTTGCCGATGGCGGGGTGTTTGACCAGATCGCGGTCAAGTAA
- a CDS encoding metal ABC transporter substrate-binding protein — protein sequence MRRHRWVQLSAALLLICGLAKAERLPVVVSFSILGDLVQQVGGDQVSVTALVGPDQDAHVFQPAPKHAALLGKARLVVVNGLGFDDWLPRLATAAHYQGALTVASKGVQTLAGEEHGVDPHAWQDPARVRQYVQNIEQALSKVDPAHAAYYRQRSSAYQQRLQVLEQWALAAVGKLPAARRKVITSHDAFGYLAQRFGITFLAPQGMNTDAEATPKAVARLIEQIRQQQVKAVFVENISNPRLLQQLASEAGVKPGGKLYSDALSAASGPAASYEAMFRYNLSQLLAAM from the coding sequence ATGCGTCGTCATCGTTGGGTACAACTGTCAGCTGCCTTGCTGCTGATCTGCGGGCTGGCAAAGGCGGAGCGCTTGCCGGTGGTGGTCAGCTTCTCCATTCTGGGGGACCTGGTACAGCAAGTGGGTGGGGATCAGGTCAGCGTGACCGCGCTGGTCGGGCCGGATCAGGACGCCCATGTCTTCCAGCCCGCCCCCAAGCACGCTGCGCTGCTGGGGAAGGCCCGGCTGGTGGTGGTCAACGGCTTGGGGTTTGACGACTGGTTGCCTCGGCTGGCTACCGCCGCACATTATCAGGGCGCGCTCACCGTCGCATCCAAGGGTGTGCAGACCCTGGCCGGCGAAGAGCATGGTGTAGACCCGCATGCCTGGCAGGACCCGGCACGTGTCCGCCAGTATGTGCAGAACATCGAGCAGGCCTTGAGCAAGGTTGACCCGGCGCATGCGGCCTATTATCGCCAGCGCAGCAGCGCCTATCAGCAACGCCTGCAGGTACTGGAGCAATGGGCGCTGGCTGCCGTGGGCAAGCTCCCGGCGGCCCGCCGCAAAGTCATCACCTCGCATGATGCGTTTGGCTACCTCGCACAGCGTTTCGGCATCACCTTCTTGGCGCCGCAAGGCATGAATACCGATGCTGAAGCCACCCCCAAGGCGGTGGCACGCCTGATCGAGCAGATACGTCAACAACAGGTCAAGGCCGTGTTTGTGGAAAACATCAGCAACCCGCGCCTGTTGCAGCAGTTGGCCAGTGAAGCGGGCGTCAAGCCGGGCGGCAAGCTGTATTCGGATGCCTTGTCGGCAGCATCCGGTCCGGCGGCCAGTTATGAAGCCATGTTCCGCTACAACCTGAGTCAGCTACTGGCGGCCATGTGA
- a CDS encoding metal ABC transporter permease, with translation MHSLYEWLWQPFAEFAFMRHALIGCLALAMGCAPIGLLLVLRRMSLVGDAMSHAILPGAAIAFIAQGLSLVAMSIGGLIAGVVVVVLAGWVTRQTQLKEDASFAAFYLLSLATGVLLVSKWGKNVDLLHFLFGAVLAVDPAALLLVAGIASFTLLTLALLYRPLVLESFDPDFFRAMGGGGAVAHFVFLILVVLNLVAGFQALGTLMAVGLMMLPATSARLWAAQLPGLFAVSLGLAGLSGYLGLLLSYHADLPSGPSIILVAGLGYMLSLLLGSQGGLLWKVWRLRHLEA, from the coding sequence ATGCATAGCTTGTATGAATGGCTGTGGCAACCGTTTGCCGAGTTCGCCTTCATGCGGCATGCGCTGATTGGCTGCCTGGCGCTGGCGATGGGCTGCGCACCGATCGGCCTGCTGCTGGTGCTGCGCCGGATGAGCCTGGTGGGCGACGCCATGAGCCATGCCATCCTGCCGGGTGCGGCCATTGCCTTTATTGCGCAAGGCTTGTCGCTGGTGGCGATGAGCATTGGCGGGCTGATTGCCGGGGTGGTGGTGGTGGTGCTGGCGGGCTGGGTGACACGACAGACCCAGCTCAAGGAAGACGCCAGCTTCGCCGCGTTCTACCTGTTATCGCTGGCGACCGGGGTGCTGCTGGTGTCCAAATGGGGCAAGAATGTCGACCTGCTGCACTTCCTGTTTGGCGCGGTACTGGCAGTCGATCCTGCTGCCCTGTTGCTAGTGGCGGGTATCGCCAGTTTCACGCTGCTGACGCTGGCCCTGTTGTACCGGCCACTGGTGCTGGAGAGTTTTGACCCGGATTTCTTCCGCGCCATGGGTGGCGGCGGCGCGGTGGCGCACTTTGTATTCCTGATTCTGGTGGTGCTCAATCTGGTGGCCGGTTTTCAGGCGCTAGGCACCCTGATGGCGGTGGGCCTGATGATGCTGCCTGCCACCAGCGCCCGCCTGTGGGCGGCCCAACTGCCGGGCCTGTTTGCGGTGTCACTGGGGCTGGCGGGTTTGTCTGGCTACCTCGGTTTGTTACTGTCCTATCATGCGGATCTGCCCTCCGGACCCAGCATCATTCTGGTGGCCGGGCTCGGCTACATGCTGTCGCTGCTGCTGGGCTCACAGGGCGGGCTGCTGTGGAAAGTGTGGCGTTTGCGCCATCTGGAGGCCTGA
- a CDS encoding metal ABC transporter ATP-binding protein — MSAVTLENVTLAYYRHPAVHHVSGQFRQGVTTAIVGPNGAGKSSLLKALVGLLPVQHGSIRFADPSRHMAYLPQLANIDRSFPVSVRDVVLLGHWRKRGWFGGVSQAEREQVEQALATVGLEGFGDRSIGSLSSGQFQRVLFSRILLQDAPIILLDEPFTGVDARTTADLLRLIQHWQHEGRTVIGVLHDFDQVRSHFMDTVLLAKECIAWGPTHEVLTPASLQRANAMAERWVDDAPVCHRDDPVNQSVAA; from the coding sequence ATGAGTGCGGTGACGCTGGAGAACGTGACGCTGGCGTACTATCGCCATCCGGCGGTACACCATGTGTCCGGTCAGTTTCGGCAGGGGGTGACCACCGCCATCGTCGGCCCCAATGGGGCCGGCAAGAGCAGCTTGCTCAAGGCATTGGTGGGTTTGCTGCCGGTGCAGCATGGCAGCATCCGCTTTGCCGACCCGTCGCGGCACATGGCGTATTTGCCGCAATTGGCGAATATCGACCGCAGCTTCCCGGTGTCGGTGCGTGATGTGGTGCTGCTGGGGCATTGGCGCAAGCGAGGCTGGTTTGGTGGCGTGTCGCAGGCTGAGCGCGAGCAGGTGGAGCAGGCGCTGGCCACGGTGGGCCTGGAAGGCTTTGGCGACCGCAGTATCGGCAGCCTGTCCAGCGGGCAATTCCAGCGGGTGCTGTTCTCGCGCATCCTGCTGCAGGATGCGCCCATCATCTTGCTGGATGAGCCGTTTACCGGGGTGGATGCGCGTACCACGGCCGATTTGCTGCGACTGATCCAGCACTGGCAGCACGAGGGGCGTACCGTGATTGGGGTGTTGCATGATTTTGACCAGGTCCGTAGCCATTTCATGGACACGGTCTTGCTGGCCAAGGAGTGCATTGCCTGGGGGCCGACCCATGAAGTGCTGACCCCGGCCAGTCTGCAGCGTGCCAACGCCATGGCGGAGCGCTGGGTAGACGATGCGCCGGTGTGCCACCGCGATGACCCCGTCAACCAGAGTGTGGCCGCATGA
- a CDS encoding Fur family transcriptional regulator — protein sequence MNTVPLALQAAQQWCLSRGEKLTDSRREVLAMLLQAGGPLKAYDILASLQKAKPTAAPPTVYRALDFLVSMGLVHRLESLNAFVACEHGLTPHHQGVLLICQRCHQVTEVAGTASMRQLQQDAAAAQFTITAHELEIKGVCHACQQEATA from the coding sequence ATGAATACCGTGCCCCTTGCCTTGCAGGCCGCCCAGCAGTGGTGCCTGAGCCGTGGTGAAAAGCTCACTGACAGCCGCCGCGAAGTACTGGCCATGTTGCTGCAGGCGGGTGGCCCACTCAAGGCGTACGACATTCTGGCCAGCTTGCAGAAAGCCAAACCCACGGCTGCGCCGCCAACGGTGTATCGGGCGCTGGATTTTCTGGTCAGCATGGGGCTGGTGCATCGGCTGGAATCGCTGAACGCCTTTGTGGCCTGCGAGCATGGGTTGACGCCGCACCATCAAGGTGTGCTGCTGATTTGTCAGCGTTGTCATCAAGTCACCGAAGTCGCTGGAACGGCCAGCATGCGTCAGTTGCAACAAGATGCCGCTGCCGCACAATTCACCATCACGGCGCATGAGCTGGAAATCAAGGGCGTTTGCCACGCCTGCCAACAGGAAGCTACCGCATGA